TGTTCGGATGATTCTTGCAATCTGCCACAAATAAAAAAAGATGAATTCAACACCATTGATTTCAAAATTGAAATGCATAATTCTGGAGAAATCCTCGCTGGTGTTTTAAATCATCAATTTGATTTTGGCATAATTGAAAAACCGATCACACATGATTTTATTACTCGCGAAGCGATAGCCGGTGATCAACTTGTTTTGGCTGGCAATCTAGACAGCACTGTTTGGTTAGTTCGGGAAAAAGGTTCTGGGGTGTATCATTACACACAACAATACTTTAAACAGCATAACATTGTACCAGATCATTTTTTAACTATCGCAAATAATGATATTATTGCAAAAATGCTAGCACAAAATGTTGGTAAGTCTATTGTTAGTATTCAAGCTTTACCAGAATCTGTTCCTTATAAGAAACTGGATAACGCGTTCAACCGTCAATTTTATATTATTCACCATGAGCATAATAATCAGAGCATCATAAAAAATGAGATCGCACGCTTTACTCAGATTGCCAGAAGTTTATAAGAAAATAACTTCATCGTTTTCAAAACCTTTAATTCTTGCCAAACTTTCAACACGTACCCCGCGCTCATCTAGAATTTGACGGCCTTTTTGAAAGGTCTTTTCAATGACAACACCAACCCCAACGACATTAGCATTTGCATCGTTGGCTATTTTAAGTAGCCCCTCGACAGCCTGTCCATTAGCTAAGAAATCATCGACTATTAAGATATTTTCAGCAGCACTTAAGAAGCGATGATCAATCATAATATGATTTGTCGTTTGCTTTGTAAATGAATACACATCTGCAGTCCAAACATTCTCTGGAAGTGTTAAAGATTTATTTTTTCGTGCGAATACAACTGGTACATGAAGTGCCAGACCTGCAAAGACTGCCGGAGCTATTCCAGATGATTCAATCGTTACGATCTTATCAATTTTTTCATCAGAAAATATCGTTGCAAATTCTTCACCCATGGCTTGCATAAGTTCTGGGTCAACTTGATGATTTAAAAAAGAGTCCACTTTTAACACATCTTTACCCAAAACACGACCATCTTTTTTAATTCTTTGCTCTAATATTTCCATCATTCATATCCTTTTTCATTTACTGCCACTATTGATAGCCACTACCTTTTGAACTTAAGACATTTTTTAGAAAAAATGGCGACAAACCATTGCCTCAACACAAAATTTGAAATAACCATTATTTTCCGCTTTTACAAAACATTATTTTCGAAAAAAACCAGAAATCAGCATCAAAATACTAACCAGCGCCATTAATACAAGGGTAATAACAATCGTTACCCACCAACCACTTTGTGCATCAGCAAACGGCAACCACTTCACATTTTCACCATAAAATCCACTCACAATAGTTGGGACTGTCAAAACAATTGAGTAAACAGTTAATACCTTCATCGTCCAATTCAAATCACGATTACTGAGATTACCCATCGCGTCACTAACTGAATTAATCACCTCTAGTGCCAAGTTAGCCATTCGCTTAGCTTGTTCAACTTCAACTCTTACATCATCAATATGTTCTAATTCAAACTCTTTCAATAGTGTTTTAAAATCTGTTCGAAAGCTATCTAGCATCACATGATTATTAGCCAGTGAATTTTGAATATAAATCATTTGTGTTTTTAAATATAATAACTCATTCATTTGGTGTGTCGTTTGTTTTTGTTGACCAAATTGTGCTTGAATGACACGCCGTTTTTTATTAATTTCTGTTATTTCGTCAACATACTTTATCATTAAGGAATATAACCCTGTCATGATAAAATCAAATGCACTAATTTCGTCCTCTTGCGCTCGTATTTGTTGATTCTGCGGATCTAATATAATCGGCTTGATGTAATCTGTAGGCTCATGCGTAAATGTATAGACATCATTATGAGCAAATAAGATACCAATTGGCCTCGTCTCCACATTGTTGTCTTGATGTACAATCACGTCAATAACCATCAAGGTTTCGCCCGCATGCCGATCATATTCCATGCGCACACTTTCATTATGATCAACAGCGTATCCTATCATTTCATTAGTTAAGTGGTGCTCTTTGACTAAGCTTTCATGTTCTTCAACTGTCAAATTTGAAACGTGGTACCATGTAAAATTTTTTACGTTCTTAACTATCTCAATCATTTTCTGCCATCCCTATAAGTCAGATTTTGTGGCTTTGCAAACACTGATTTGCCAACGACTAAAAACCCCTCTCGTTCATAAAAGCGTTGTGCAGCAACATTAGCTGTAACCACTTTTAATTCTAACGCTTGCGTTACTTGATTGCGTGCCCAATCAAGTAATTTTGCACCAATGCCACAACCATTCCAGCCTTCTTTAATAAATAGCAGATGTAAAAAACTATCACGCTCGGATAAGGATGCAAATCCTACAACTTCTTGATTAATAATGGCGACCTCAACCACCTCACCGTGAGAAACTCTAGCAAAATCCTCTAATCTAGGGTGTTTAACCCAAGAAAAATTATGTTGTCGAGCACCTAAATAAATACGCGCAAGTGCCTCTGAATCGTCAGGCTGCATTGCGCGTAGTACTAGATTTTTCGTTGATTTAGTTTGCAAAAAATTTTTTGGACTGGTCATTAACATTCTCTTTTGATTGCTTATCTGCGTTCCAGAATGGCACATAGATTTTACCAAGCACATGTTTCTTTTCAACGTAACCAAACATACGACTGTCATTTGAAACCGATCGGTGATCGCCTAGTACAAAGTATGAATTCTTTGGTACAACTGTTGTGTTACGATCTTTCTTTTGCCAAAAATCTCGAGATGATAGCGTTTTTAACGTCCAATCACCCCAAGTACCCCCTGATTGTTGCTCTAATCCAATGTAATCCTGATTAACTTTTTTACCATTAACATATAAATTCGCACCTTTATGTGATACTGTATCACCGCCAACAGCAATTACCCGTTTCACGTAATCCTTGTGCCCAGATTTAATTTGTGGATCCTCATTAGTTGCGTCAAAAACTATGAC
The Leuconostoc suionicum genome window above contains:
- a CDS encoding magnesium transporter CorA family protein, coding for MIEIVKNVKNFTWYHVSNLTVEEHESLVKEHHLTNEMIGYAVDHNESVRMEYDRHAGETLMVIDVIVHQDNNVETRPIGILFAHNDVYTFTHEPTDYIKPIILDPQNQQIRAQEDEISAFDFIMTGLYSLMIKYVDEITEINKKRRVIQAQFGQQKQTTHQMNELLYLKTQMIYIQNSLANNHVMLDSFRTDFKTLLKEFELEHIDDVRVEVEQAKRMANLALEVINSVSDAMGNLSNRDLNWTMKVLTVYSIVLTVPTIVSGFYGENVKWLPFADAQSGWWVTIVITLVLMALVSILMLISGFFRK
- the lepB gene encoding signal peptidase I: MSFFKNWVVPISIGVLIALVVKIFLFSLVTVDGPSMDPNLNNGELVVESKISTVKRGDVIVFDATNEDPQIKSGHKDYVKRVIAVGGDTVSHKGANLYVNGKKVNQDYIGLEQQSGGTWGDWTLKTLSSRDFWQKKDRNTTVVPKNSYFVLGDHRSVSNDSRMFGYVEKKHVLGKIYVPFWNADKQSKENVNDQSKKFFAN
- a CDS encoding GNAT family N-acetyltransferase; this translates as MTSPKNFLQTKSTKNLVLRAMQPDDSEALARIYLGARQHNFSWVKHPRLEDFARVSHGEVVEVAIINQEVVGFASLSERDSFLHLLFIKEGWNGCGIGAKLLDWARNQVTQALELKVVTANVAAQRFYEREGFLVVGKSVFAKPQNLTYRDGRK
- a CDS encoding xanthine phosphoribosyltransferase encodes the protein MEILEQRIKKDGRVLGKDVLKVDSFLNHQVDPELMQAMGEEFATIFSDEKIDKIVTIESSGIAPAVFAGLALHVPVVFARKNKSLTLPENVWTADVYSFTKQTTNHIMIDHRFLSAAENILIVDDFLANGQAVEGLLKIANDANANVVGVGVVIEKTFQKGRQILDERGVRVESLARIKGFENDEVIFL